One Polyodon spathula isolate WHYD16114869_AA chromosome 46, ASM1765450v1, whole genome shotgun sequence genomic window carries:
- the foxred2 gene encoding LOW QUALITY PROTEIN: FAD-dependent oxidoreductase domain-containing protein 2 (The sequence of the model RefSeq protein was modified relative to this genomic sequence to represent the inferred CDS: substituted 1 base at 1 genomic stop codon), whose amino-acid sequence MLREFQFRMKLLEAVSLLPLLATLTHCSPAGAQNAQNSRESSPNFQSPPTLRYHHDYCVLGAGPAGLQIAHFLEKCGRDYVVLERNHAPGSFFQRYPRHRRLISINKIHTGRSNTEFNLRHDWNSLLSDRDSLRYKHYSKEYYPHADSMQEYLQQYSTELNLRVRYGTEILNVRRGEREGGRGEGEGAWHSHRFVLTDQDQNTYTCSVVLVATGLWVPKQVRFPGSEFLEGYESVSVDPEDFAGQAVLILGKGNSAFETAANLLGTAGHLHLYSRTPVRLAWETHYVGDLRAVNNDLLDSYQLKSLDGLVEGAVEQLAVLRDGRGRLYLTLAELLRASNVSRATAEALDMPTLMSLLPADQDDNFSLRRPYDRMVRCLGFEFDYSIFNNDTAPFPRRGPPRKYPLLTPWYETQRTPGIFVIGTASHGRDHRRSAGGFIHGFRYTVRAVHRVLEQRYHGNSWPSISLPTSQLLGAVLRRINEASGPYQMFSVLGDIVLLQGXERERERESPLQSLPALEPLSGLAVSPAGLLVITMQYGQNQTNPLGQNRAISDWREAWRSKFLHPVIYYYRTLPSASEMKLRPRGWPLPRPHALHHVVEDFLTEWSGAVSHIQPLRRFLEHCVSTELRNYYTESCFRLTLTNRSPPLSCRQGYLRKQGLVGNARLWRHAMEAGLMQDFLPEPAPSSQSPDTRPGFTGHSEL is encoded by the exons ATGTTGAGAGAATTCCAATTCAG AATGAAGCTGCTGGAGGCGGTCTCTCTGCTCCCTCTGCTGGCGACTCTGACACACTGCAGCCCGGCCGGAGCTCAGAACGCTCAGAACTCTCGGGAAAGTTCTCCGAACTTTCAGAGCCCACCGACGCTCCGCTATCACCATGACTACTGCGTCCTGGGGGCGGGGCCGGCCGGGCTGCAGATCGCGCACTTTCTGGAGAAATGTGGGCGGGACTACGTGGTGCTGGAGAGAAACCACGCCCCCGGGAGCTTCTTCCAAag GTACCCCCGACACAGACGGCTGATCAGCATCAATAAGATCCACACGGGCCGATCGAACACAGAGTTCAATCTGAGACACGACTGGAATTCACTGCTGAGCGACCGAGACAGTCTGAGATACAAACACTACAGCAAAGAATACTATCCACACGCAGACAGCATGCAGGAATACCTACAGCAATACAGCACTGAACTGAACCTGagagtgag GTACGGAACTGAAATTCTAAACGTgcggagaggggagagagagggggggagaggagagggagagggagcctGGCACAGCCATCGCTTCGTCCTGACCGATCAGGATCAGAACACCTACACCTGCAG CGTGGTTCTGGTCGCCACCGGGCTCTGGGTTCCCAAGCAGGTCCGTTTCCCCGGTTCCGAGTTCCTGGAGGGGTACGAGTCGGTGTCGGTGGACCCGGAAGACTTCGCCGGTCAGGCGGTTCTGATTCTGGGGAAGGGGAACTCCGCGTTCGAGACGGCGGCCAATTTATTAGGGACGGCCGGCCACCTGCACCTCTACAGCCGGACCCCCGTCAGGCTGGCCTGGGAGACACACTACGTGGGGGACCTGAG GGCTGTCAACAATGACCTGCTGGACTCCTACCAGTTGAAGTCCCTGGACGGGCTGGTAGAGGGCGCTGTGGAGCAGCTGGCTGTGCTCCGGGACGGGAGGGGCCGGCTCTACCTCACCCTGGCGGAACTCCTGCGGGCTTCCAACGTCTCCCGGGCGACCGCGGAAGCCCTGGACATGCCCACGCTGATGTCGCTGCTGCCCGCGGACCAGGACGATAACTTCTCTCTGCGGAGGCCCTACGACAGGATGGTGCGGTGCCTGGGATTCGAGTTTGACTACTCCATCTTCAACAA TGACACGGCCCCCTTCCCTCGTCGGGGGCCCCCCAGGAAGTACCCCCTCCTCACCCCCTGGTACGAGACGCAGCGCACCCCCGGAATCTTCGTCATCGGCACCGCCAGCCACGGGAGAGACCATCGCAGATCAGCGGGGGGCTTCATCCACGGGTTCCGGTACACAG tgcgAGCGGTGCATCGTGTGCTGGAGCAGCGTTACCATGGGAACAGCTGGCCCTCCATCTCTCTGCCGACCAGTCAGCTGCTGGGGGCGGTCCTTCGCCGGATCAACGAGGCGTCGGGACCCTATCAGATGTTCAGTGTGCTGGGAGACATTGTGCTGCTgcaggggtgagagagagagagagagagagag tctcctctccagtccCTCCCGGCTCTGGAGCCTCTCTCTGGGCTTGCTGTGAGCCCGGCCGGCCTTTTGGTGATCACCATGCAGTACGGTCAGAACCAGACTAACCCCCTGGGCCAGAACCGGGCCATCAGTGACTGGAGAGAGGCCTGGAG GTCCAAATTCCTGCACCCGGTCATCTACTACTACAGAACCCTGCCCTCAG CCTCAGAGATGAAGCTCCGCCCCCGCGGCTGGCCCTTGCCCCGCCCCCACGCCCTCCATCACGTCGTGGAGGACTTCCTGACAGAGTGGAGTGGAGCCGTGTCTCACATCCAACCACTGAGGAGATTCCTGGAGCACTGTGTGAGCACCGAGCTGAGAAACTACtatacag
- the LOC121306081 gene encoding ubinuclein-1-like, translating to MAEPRKVAFITLSPPECKKRCLEDEPRSPAAPQASGNNAFPGAAVEAAGGEKAAERRITVRLNLRLSEPSEQASAEFNYSELVQSIQVKKPAVALAPVPTNPDDPFDDDERERLQMEAMARKFESKYVSEPKTSQKRKGAWLQHTRTQAVPRPSRSRPRPPPRALARRGRSRGRSQNERFGALWRGGGGVEGGVRMKGSERSGEEGAESRAESE from the exons ATGGCAGAGCCCAGGAAGGTGGCCTTCATCACACTGTCGCCCCCGGAGTGCAAGAAGCGCTGCCTGGAGGACGAGCCCCGCAGCCCCGCGGCCCCGCAGGCCAGCGGCAATAATGCCTTCCCCGGGGCGGCGGTGGAAGCGGCGGGCGGAGAGAAGGCTGCAGAGCGGCGCATCACCGTCCGCTTGAATCTCCGGCTGTCCGAGCCGAGCGAGCAGGCGTCGGCCGAGTTTAACTACAGCGAGCTTGTCCAGTCGATACAG gtgaagaagcccgCTGTTGCCTTGGCGCCCGTGCCCACCAATCCAGACGACCCGTTTGATGATGACGAGCGCGAGAGGCTGCAGATGGAGGCGATGGCTCGGAAGTTTGAGAGCAAATACGTGAGTGAGCCGA AAACGTCACAGAAAAGAAAGGGGGCGTGGCTACAGCACACACGCACGCAGGCGGTGCCCCGCCCCTCTCGGTCTCGACCACGCCCACCCCCGAGGGCTCTGGCGAGGAGGGGGCGGAGTCGAGGGCGGAGTCAGAATGAAAGGTTCGGAGCGCTCTGGCGAGGAGGGGGCGGAGTCGAGGGCGGAGTCAGAATGAAAGGTTCGGAGCGCTCTGGCGAGGAGGGGGCGGAGTCGAGGGCGGAGTCAGAATGA
- the ttc26 gene encoding intraflagellar transport protein 56 isoform X1 → MICLGGERSFSALVLLAGRCRRVPVPVREFQALLGDGLRGSDFIIFILLSFSPQKQLYPQQRLNMMLSRVKPAVGGEPVQGDKKKKKGKKIPKLEEYMSQRDYMGALTLLEFKRSIGEREEELDLWIAYCAFHLGDYKRAMEEYSSLSLKEGCHPDVWVGLSCTYFFLGMYKEAEEAALKAPKSRLQNRLLFHLAHKFNDEKKLMNFHQNLQDVTEDQLSLASIHYMRSHYQEAIDIYKRILLDNREFLALNVYVALCYYKLDYYDVSQEVLAVYLQHVPDSTIALNLKACNHFRLYNGKAAEAELKTLIDIASTSFDFAKELIRHNLVVFRGGEGALQVLPPLIDVIPEARLNLVIYYLRQDDVQEAYNLIKDLEPSTPQEYILKGVVNAALGQEMGSRDHLKIAQQFFQLVGGSASECDTIPGRQCMASCFFLLKQFEDVLIYLNSVKSYFYNDDMFNFNYAQAKAAVGNYKEAEEVFLLIQSEKIRSDYTYLSWLCRCYIMNKKPRQAWELYLKMETSAESFSLLQLIANECYKMGQFYYSAKAFDVLERLDPNPEFWEGKRGACVGIFQMILAGKEPRETLREVLPLLRNTGNPQVEYIIRILKKWGKENRVAV, encoded by the exons ATGATCTGCCTCGGGGGGGAACGAAGTTTCTCTGCATTAGTGTTGTTAGCCGGACGATGCCGACGTGTCCCGGTTCCGGTGAGGGAGTTTCAGGCGTTGCTAGGAGACGGGCTGCGTGGGTctgattttataatatttattttattaagtttttctCCTCAGAAGCAGCTTTATCCCCAACAGCGTCTCAACATG atGCTGTCTCGCGTGAAGCCGGCGGTCGGGGGGGAGCCCGTTCAAGgagacaagaaaaagaaaaaagggaaaaaaatccccaAACTGGAGGAGTACATGAGCCAGAGAGACTACATGGGGGCTCTGACCCTGCTGGAG TTCAAGCGCAGTAtcggggagagagaggaggaactGGATCTGTGGATCGCATACTGTGCCTTTCACCTGGGGGATTACAAGAGGGCTATGGAG GAGTACAGCTCCCTCTCTCTGAAGGAGGGCTGTCACCCTGATGTCTGGGTCGGTCTGTCCTGCACGTACTTCTTCCTGGGCATGTACAAGGAGGCTGAGGAGGCAGCACTGAAGG CTCCGAAGTCTCGTCTGCAGAATCGGCTCCTGTTCCACTTGGCTCACAAG TTCAACGATGAGAAGAAGCTGATGAACTTTCACCAGAACCTGCAGGACGTAACCGAGGACCAGCTGAGCCTGGCCTCCATTCATTACATGAGGTCCCACTACCAGGAGGCCATAGACATCTACAAGAGGATACTGCTGGACAACAG GGAGTTCCTGGCCCTCAATGTCTACGTGGCTCTGTGCTATTACAAGCTGGACTATTACGATGTCTCTCAGGAGGTCCTGGCTGTCTACCTGCAGCACGTTCCTGACAGCACCATCGCCCTGAACCTGAAAGCGTGCAACCACTTCCGCCTGTACAACGGCAAGGCAGCAGAG gctGAGTTGAAGACTCTGATTGATATCGCCTCCACCTCCTTCGACTTCGCCAAAGAGCTCATCCGACACAACCTG gtgGTGTTTCGAGGAGGGGAGGGGGCTCTGCAAGTCCTGCCCCCCCTGATTGATGTCATTCCTGAAGCCAGACTGAACCTCGTTATCTATTACCTGAGACAAG ACGACGTGCAGGAAGCCTACAATCTCATCAAAGACCTGGAGCCTTCCACCCCACAG gagTACATTCTGAAGGGAGTGGTGAACGCAGCATTAGGGCAGGAGATGGGGTCG AGAGATCATCTCAAGATCGCTCAGCAGTTCTTCCAGCTCGTGGGCGGCTCAGCCAGCGAGTGCG acACTATTCCTGGAAGGCAGTGTATGGCTTCGTGCTTCTTCCTGCTCAAGCAGTTTGAAGACGTCCTCATCTACCTGAACTCTGTCAAG AGTTATTTCTATAATGACGACATGTTCAACTTCAACTACGCCCAGGCCAAGGCAGCCGTGGGAAACTACAAGGAGGCAGAGGAG GTGTTTCTGCTGATTCAAAGTGAGAAGATCCGGTCTGACTACACCTACCTGAGCTGGCTGTGCCGCTGCT ACATCATGAATAAGAAACCTCGCCAGGCCTGGGAGCTGTACCTGAAGATGGAGACGTCGGCCGAGTCCTTCAGTCTGCTGCAGCTCATCGCAAACGAGTGCTACAAG ATGGGTCAGTTTTATTATTCTGCGAAGGCCTTCGATGTTCTGGAGAGGCTCGACCCGAACCCGGAGTTCTGGGAGGGGAAGCGGGGAGCCTGCGTGGGGATCTTCCAGATGATACTGGCTGGGAAAGAGCCACG GGAGACTCTTCGGGAGGTGCTGCCTCTGCTCAGGAACACAGGGAACCCGCAGGTCGAGTACATCATCCGAATCCTGAAGAAATGGGGCAAAGAGAACCGGGTCGCTGTGTGA
- the ttc26 gene encoding intraflagellar transport protein 56 isoform X2, translating into MLSRVKPAVGGEPVQGDKKKKKGKKIPKLEEYMSQRDYMGALTLLEFKRSIGEREEELDLWIAYCAFHLGDYKRAMEEYSSLSLKEGCHPDVWVGLSCTYFFLGMYKEAEEAALKAPKSRLQNRLLFHLAHKFNDEKKLMNFHQNLQDVTEDQLSLASIHYMRSHYQEAIDIYKRILLDNREFLALNVYVALCYYKLDYYDVSQEVLAVYLQHVPDSTIALNLKACNHFRLYNGKAAEAELKTLIDIASTSFDFAKELIRHNLVVFRGGEGALQVLPPLIDVIPEARLNLVIYYLRQDDVQEAYNLIKDLEPSTPQEYILKGVVNAALGQEMGSRDHLKIAQQFFQLVGGSASECDTIPGRQCMASCFFLLKQFEDVLIYLNSVKSYFYNDDMFNFNYAQAKAAVGNYKEAEEVFLLIQSEKIRSDYTYLSWLCRCYIMNKKPRQAWELYLKMETSAESFSLLQLIANECYKMGQFYYSAKAFDVLERLDPNPEFWEGKRGACVGIFQMILAGKEPRETLREVLPLLRNTGNPQVEYIIRILKKWGKENRVAV; encoded by the exons atGCTGTCTCGCGTGAAGCCGGCGGTCGGGGGGGAGCCCGTTCAAGgagacaagaaaaagaaaaaagggaaaaaaatccccaAACTGGAGGAGTACATGAGCCAGAGAGACTACATGGGGGCTCTGACCCTGCTGGAG TTCAAGCGCAGTAtcggggagagagaggaggaactGGATCTGTGGATCGCATACTGTGCCTTTCACCTGGGGGATTACAAGAGGGCTATGGAG GAGTACAGCTCCCTCTCTCTGAAGGAGGGCTGTCACCCTGATGTCTGGGTCGGTCTGTCCTGCACGTACTTCTTCCTGGGCATGTACAAGGAGGCTGAGGAGGCAGCACTGAAGG CTCCGAAGTCTCGTCTGCAGAATCGGCTCCTGTTCCACTTGGCTCACAAG TTCAACGATGAGAAGAAGCTGATGAACTTTCACCAGAACCTGCAGGACGTAACCGAGGACCAGCTGAGCCTGGCCTCCATTCATTACATGAGGTCCCACTACCAGGAGGCCATAGACATCTACAAGAGGATACTGCTGGACAACAG GGAGTTCCTGGCCCTCAATGTCTACGTGGCTCTGTGCTATTACAAGCTGGACTATTACGATGTCTCTCAGGAGGTCCTGGCTGTCTACCTGCAGCACGTTCCTGACAGCACCATCGCCCTGAACCTGAAAGCGTGCAACCACTTCCGCCTGTACAACGGCAAGGCAGCAGAG gctGAGTTGAAGACTCTGATTGATATCGCCTCCACCTCCTTCGACTTCGCCAAAGAGCTCATCCGACACAACCTG gtgGTGTTTCGAGGAGGGGAGGGGGCTCTGCAAGTCCTGCCCCCCCTGATTGATGTCATTCCTGAAGCCAGACTGAACCTCGTTATCTATTACCTGAGACAAG ACGACGTGCAGGAAGCCTACAATCTCATCAAAGACCTGGAGCCTTCCACCCCACAG gagTACATTCTGAAGGGAGTGGTGAACGCAGCATTAGGGCAGGAGATGGGGTCG AGAGATCATCTCAAGATCGCTCAGCAGTTCTTCCAGCTCGTGGGCGGCTCAGCCAGCGAGTGCG acACTATTCCTGGAAGGCAGTGTATGGCTTCGTGCTTCTTCCTGCTCAAGCAGTTTGAAGACGTCCTCATCTACCTGAACTCTGTCAAG AGTTATTTCTATAATGACGACATGTTCAACTTCAACTACGCCCAGGCCAAGGCAGCCGTGGGAAACTACAAGGAGGCAGAGGAG GTGTTTCTGCTGATTCAAAGTGAGAAGATCCGGTCTGACTACACCTACCTGAGCTGGCTGTGCCGCTGCT ACATCATGAATAAGAAACCTCGCCAGGCCTGGGAGCTGTACCTGAAGATGGAGACGTCGGCCGAGTCCTTCAGTCTGCTGCAGCTCATCGCAAACGAGTGCTACAAG ATGGGTCAGTTTTATTATTCTGCGAAGGCCTTCGATGTTCTGGAGAGGCTCGACCCGAACCCGGAGTTCTGGGAGGGGAAGCGGGGAGCCTGCGTGGGGATCTTCCAGATGATACTGGCTGGGAAAGAGCCACG GGAGACTCTTCGGGAGGTGCTGCCTCTGCTCAGGAACACAGGGAACCCGCAGGTCGAGTACATCATCCGAATCCTGAAGAAATGGGGCAAAGAGAACCGGGTCGCTGTGTGA